A part of Lactobacillus sp. ESL0700 genomic DNA contains:
- a CDS encoding Bax inhibitor-1/YccA family protein, which yields MNNFDTNPEQRRQIRSISDTNSFLTKMYALMGVAVLVSALASYLTMTVFRSAVMQMPVAMMWVILLVPFALSMGISFKANRNPLASFIMLMILAVIYGFEFALIAGFYTGTQLTTAFVSSSVVFIAMAAFGTFTKKDLTNWGAYFGAALFGFFIAWIVNLFLHNPAITYIFSFIGVIIFTGLVASDANKMKLIYNNYGNQVSTNGLAVLGALQLYLDFINIFLFILEIFGYSNNNN from the coding sequence ATGAATAATTTTGATACTAATCCAGAGCAGCGGCGGCAAATCCGCAGCATCTCTGATACTAACAGCTTTTTAACTAAAATGTACGCCTTGATGGGTGTAGCAGTGCTAGTTTCCGCTCTTGCCTCGTACCTGACGATGACCGTCTTTAGAAGTGCAGTCATGCAGATGCCGGTGGCAATGATGTGGGTGATCTTGCTGGTTCCCTTTGCCTTATCAATGGGCATTAGCTTCAAGGCCAATCGCAATCCTCTAGCCAGCTTCATCATGTTAATGATTTTGGCAGTAATTTACGGTTTCGAATTTGCCCTAATTGCCGGCTTTTACACAGGAACGCAGCTGACAACTGCCTTTGTTTCCTCAAGTGTTGTCTTCATCGCAATGGCTGCCTTTGGAACCTTTACCAAAAAGGACCTAACCAACTGGGGCGCGTATTTCGGTGCCGCACTGTTCGGCTTTTTCATCGCGTGGATTGTTAATCTGTTTTTGCATAATCCAGCAATTACTTACATCTTCTCCTTCATTGGTGTAATCATCTTCACCGGCTTAGTTGCCAGCGATGCCAACAAGATGAAGCTGATTTACAACAATTATGGCAATCAGGTCTCAACCAACGGTCTGGCCGTCTTAGGCGCTCTGCAGCTCTACCTTGACTTCATTAATATTTTTCTATTTATTCTTGAGATTTTTGGATACAGCAACAACAATAATTAA
- the rlmD gene encoding 23S rRNA (uracil(1939)-C(5))-methyltransferase RlmD — MEKNQIIDLEITDLSYEAMGVAHYEGMTVFVTNALPGETVSAKILKVKKRFAFAKIEKIIKESPDRVNIKLNQWVQTGLASLAHIKYDKQLEFKRNQVVNLLQKAHLDNVEVGQTLPSPEETGYRNKAQVPVRTVNGQLEIGFFRRHSHDLVPLTNFFTTDPEIDRVLVAVRDILRASKVPAYDEIHNKGEVRYLDVRRSKANGELMVILVCLHKDFPQLEKIAAEIKKIEGVTSLVLNYNPKKTNVILGKADYLIFGKPQIVDQIGDVKFRISPESFFQINSLQTPRLYDLAIKQADLQPTDTVIDAYSGIGTIGLSVAKHVKSVRGIEVVRDAVKDANDNAEMNDIHNAKYFVGKAEDLMPRWADKGITSDVIFVDPPRKGLTPEFIAGAVKTGPKKIVYISCNPATLVRDLQEFQKLGYDFNRIDPVDMFPQTPHVEAVAVLTRK; from the coding sequence ATGGAAAAAAATCAAATTATCGACTTAGAAATCACCGACTTGTCTTACGAGGCAATGGGAGTAGCGCATTATGAAGGGATGACGGTCTTCGTCACCAATGCGCTGCCAGGTGAAACGGTTAGTGCCAAAATCTTAAAGGTCAAGAAGCGGTTTGCTTTTGCCAAAATCGAAAAGATTATTAAGGAAAGCCCTGACCGGGTAAATATCAAGCTTAACCAATGGGTGCAAACAGGTCTGGCATCACTGGCCCACATTAAGTATGACAAACAATTGGAATTCAAGCGCAATCAGGTGGTTAACTTATTGCAAAAGGCTCATTTGGACAATGTTGAAGTTGGTCAGACTTTGCCAAGTCCAGAAGAGACAGGCTACCGCAACAAGGCGCAGGTACCGGTGCGGACAGTTAACGGACAATTGGAGATTGGCTTTTTTAGACGGCATTCACACGACTTGGTTCCACTAACTAATTTCTTTACGACCGATCCCGAAATTGATCGCGTTTTGGTTGCCGTTCGTGACATTTTGCGTGCCAGCAAGGTGCCAGCTTATGACGAAATTCATAACAAGGGTGAGGTGCGCTATCTTGATGTGCGCCGCAGTAAGGCTAATGGTGAACTGATGGTCATCTTGGTTTGCCTGCATAAGGATTTCCCTCAATTAGAAAAAATTGCCGCAGAAATCAAGAAAATTGAGGGCGTTACTAGCTTAGTCTTGAATTACAACCCGAAGAAGACCAATGTTATTTTGGGTAAGGCTGACTACTTAATCTTTGGTAAGCCGCAGATTGTTGACCAAATTGGTGATGTTAAGTTTAGAATTTCGCCAGAAAGTTTCTTCCAAATTAATTCGCTGCAAACACCAAGATTATACGACTTGGCAATTAAGCAAGCTGACCTGCAGCCAACTGATACGGTGATTGACGCTTATTCTGGTATTGGAACGATTGGCTTGAGCGTTGCCAAGCACGTGAAGAGTGTGCGCGGGATTGAAGTTGTGCGGGATGCCGTTAAGGATGCTAACGATAACGCTGAAATGAACGACATTCACAATGCTAAGTACTTTGTTGGCAAGGCCGAAGACCTGATGCCGCGTTGGGCTGATAAGGGAATTACCAGCGATGTAATTTTCGTTGATCCACCAAGAAAGGGTCTAACGCCAGAATTTATTGCTGGTGCAGTTAAAACCGGTCCGAAGAAGATTGTGTATATCTCATGCAATCCGGCAACTCTTGTGCGCGACTTGCAAGAATTCCAAAAGCTGGGTTACGACTTCAACCGGATTGATCCTGTTGATATGTTCCCACAAACGCCACATGTCGAAGCAGTTGCAGTGCTAACGAGAAAATAG
- a CDS encoding ATP-dependent RecD-like DNA helicase yields the protein MNNELNSQILTINDNVCRHIKNIKFGNRGEESQDILAQLRNFVEAIMVKTYYFDNNIKLSEYNYEEIQKSISYVQSKSKYKFLNDFHDLLQVSESHYTVNYDGSERLMLKYMEYLIKIKKYSINKFGLKILYNLSEFPLNLDKTTQKYYLKIVEKIKNHNNKELKSNGKFYIQKEKPFFIDENTYYEITFVPANDYVNKFDRVIAFSDFKIVTNYAVELAFVQEYISYFGIDTPILIITKWKSSIRDCEYKNFTFLVTGESHFLRNKEKERISNVITHTGFNLLEIVTASDDIFNKFIAYVTANTVNNSFTFAEVLKKCRKIILSQSPGENLLRYLLYNMNNRIIKNQISYENCNKLSQLYAKYGCILFDNLPLNFSLVNHNPKIMDLFYCINLKDRQDEFLARKVKNNSEEHRILFTSLKDLIDFGNKEEILKLIKSYNEKIWSKIEDDNKLTVYCDCLCISKYVKDTCYIINKLENMTKNGVKNYSNFVKSWLKSNNGNNVDSENKANILKNMFVNSRVALIYGSAGTGKSYLMNHVAQLWDKEDKLFLAQTNPAINNLKSKITASNSTFLTINKYLNSKDDVFYDLLIIDECSTVSNCLMRKIIEKSQYYLLILVGDSFQIQSIRFGNWFSMAKNLLNKNSIYELKETYRTKNEGLKLLWARVRNMDSKVLESLVKGSYSTNLNKNIFEHTDNDEIVLCLNYDGLYGVNNVNRLLQQSNKNKPISWELNNYKIGDPVLFNDSPNLSPLIYNNLKGKICDIRILNGGTELEQIQFDIEVNAVFNEIDTYNSGFTLVKEPSLGKSIIRFAVNREKNIDNDTDYVNNTTIPFEIAYAISIHKAQGLEYNSVKIIITDEIGEMITHSIFYTAITRAKKQLKIFWSPEIENRILKTIKPYERKKDIHLIKNIL from the coding sequence ATGAATAATGAATTAAATAGTCAAATTTTAACAATAAACGATAATGTATGTAGACATATTAAGAATATTAAGTTTGGTAATAGAGGAGAAGAATCTCAAGATATATTGGCACAGCTAAGAAATTTTGTTGAAGCCATAATGGTAAAAACTTATTATTTTGATAATAATATAAAGTTAAGCGAATATAATTATGAAGAAATACAAAAATCTATATCGTATGTTCAATCTAAATCAAAATATAAATTTTTAAATGATTTTCACGATCTATTGCAAGTGTCAGAATCTCATTATACAGTAAATTATGATGGTTCCGAAAGATTAATGTTGAAATATATGGAGTATCTTATAAAAATAAAAAAATATAGTATAAATAAATTTGGTTTGAAGATATTATATAATTTATCTGAGTTCCCATTAAATTTGGACAAAACTACACAAAAGTATTATTTAAAAATAGTGGAAAAAATTAAAAATCATAATAATAAAGAGTTAAAATCAAATGGAAAGTTTTATATACAAAAAGAAAAGCCTTTTTTTATTGATGAGAATACTTATTATGAAATAACTTTTGTACCCGCAAATGACTATGTGAATAAGTTTGATAGAGTAATAGCATTTAGTGATTTTAAAATCGTTACTAATTATGCAGTTGAATTAGCATTTGTGCAGGAATATATATCATATTTTGGAATTGATACACCCATATTAATTATTACAAAATGGAAATCTTCTATTAGAGATTGCGAATACAAAAATTTCACTTTCTTAGTTACTGGTGAGTCGCATTTTTTAAGAAATAAGGAAAAAGAAAGAATTTCAAATGTAATTACTCATACCGGTTTTAATCTGTTAGAAATAGTTACTGCCTCAGATGATATATTTAATAAATTTATTGCATATGTAACTGCTAATACTGTGAATAATAGTTTTACATTTGCTGAAGTATTAAAAAAATGCAGAAAAATCATTCTTAGTCAAAGCCCCGGTGAAAATTTACTTAGATACTTACTATATAATATGAATAATCGAATTATAAAGAATCAAATTTCTTACGAAAATTGTAATAAATTAAGTCAGTTATATGCTAAATATGGATGTATATTATTTGATAATCTTCCTTTAAATTTTTCTTTAGTAAATCATAATCCTAAGATAATGGACTTATTTTATTGTATAAATTTAAAAGATAGGCAAGATGAATTCCTTGCAAGAAAAGTAAAGAATAACTCCGAGGAACATAGAATTTTATTTACTTCATTAAAGGATTTAATTGATTTTGGTAATAAAGAAGAAATATTAAAACTAATTAAATCTTATAACGAGAAGATATGGTCAAAAATTGAGGATGATAATAAGCTTACTGTTTATTGCGATTGTCTGTGTATAAGTAAATATGTTAAAGATACTTGCTATATTATTAATAAATTAGAGAATATGACAAAAAATGGTGTGAAAAATTATTCTAATTTTGTTAAAAGTTGGCTTAAAAGTAATAATGGTAATAACGTTGATAGTGAAAATAAAGCGAATATTTTAAAAAATATGTTTGTTAATTCGAGAGTTGCATTAATATATGGGTCTGCAGGTACAGGAAAATCATATTTAATGAATCATGTTGCACAACTTTGGGATAAAGAAGATAAATTATTTTTAGCACAAACTAATCCAGCTATTAATAATTTGAAATCTAAAATTACAGCATCCAATTCGACTTTTTTGACTATAAATAAATATCTAAATTCTAAGGATGATGTGTTTTATGATTTACTTATCATTGATGAGTGTAGCACTGTTAGTAATTGTTTGATGAGGAAAATTATAGAAAAGTCACAGTATTATTTATTAATATTGGTAGGAGATTCATTTCAAATACAATCAATTAGATTTGGAAATTGGTTCAGCATGGCTAAAAATCTTCTTAATAAAAATTCAATTTATGAATTAAAAGAAACTTATAGGACAAAGAATGAAGGCTTAAAGCTACTTTGGGCTAGGGTCAGAAATATGGACTCCAAAGTTTTAGAGTCGCTAGTAAAAGGAAGTTATTCTACTAATTTAAATAAAAATATTTTTGAACATACAGACAATGATGAAATAGTCTTGTGCTTAAATTATGATGGGTTATATGGCGTAAATAATGTCAATAGACTTTTACAACAATCAAATAAAAACAAACCAATAAGTTGGGAATTAAATAACTATAAAATAGGGGATCCAGTATTATTTAATGATTCACCTAATCTGTCTCCGTTAATTTATAATAATCTTAAAGGTAAAATATGTGATATAAGAATATTGAATGGGGGAACTGAATTAGAACAAATACAATTTGATATCGAGGTTAATGCCGTATTTAATGAAATAGATACTTACAATTCAGGATTTACTTTAGTTAAAGAGCCGTCACTTGGAAAAAGCATCATTAGATTTGCAGTGAATAGAGAGAAAAATATTGATAATGATACAGATTATGTAAATAATACAACAATTCCATTTGAAATAGCCTATGCCATATCAATACATAAAGCTCAAGGATTAGAATACAATTCTGTAAAAATTATAATTACTGATGAGATAGGCGAGATGATAACTCATAGTATTTTTTATACTGCTATTACAAGAGCTAAGAAACAGCTAAAAATTTTTTGGAGTCCAGAAATTGAAAATAGAATATTGAAAACTATTAAACCATATGAAAGGAAAAAAGACATACATTTAATTAAAAATATATTATAA
- a CDS encoding DNA methyltransferase — protein MNDLKFYPENFNLEKTSIWSFPDHGYWATHNSKYRGNFSPYIPRNIILRYSKENDIVLDQFLGGGTTLIEAKLLNRIGIGIDINPTAIDISKKKLNFLTQKHTKSYLGIGNATNLNFIPDNSIDLICTHPPYANIIKYSQNQKDDLSLLTYEKFLLKMDQVAKESHRVLKNNKYCAILIGDIRKNGYVKPLGLEILQIFLSNKFKLKEIVIKEQFNMKGTQKWKQAKNLDFLLLQHEYLFVFKKY, from the coding sequence ATGAACGATTTAAAATTTTATCCTGAAAACTTTAATTTAGAAAAAACTTCAATTTGGTCTTTTCCAGATCATGGTTATTGGGCAACACATAATAGTAAATATCGCGGCAATTTTTCACCTTACATTCCTCGCAACATCATTCTAAGATACTCAAAAGAAAATGACATCGTGTTAGATCAATTTCTTGGTGGTGGTACAACTTTAATTGAAGCTAAATTATTAAATCGAATTGGTATTGGCATTGACATTAATCCAACTGCAATTGATATTTCTAAAAAGAAATTAAATTTTTTAACTCAAAAACATACTAAATCATATTTGGGAATAGGCAACGCTACCAATTTAAACTTTATACCAGACAATTCAATTGATTTAATTTGTACACATCCGCCTTATGCAAACATTATTAAATACAGTCAAAATCAAAAAGACGATTTATCACTCTTAACCTATGAAAAATTCTTATTAAAAATGGATCAAGTCGCTAAAGAATCGCATCGTGTGCTTAAGAATAATAAATATTGTGCAATCTTAATCGGTGACATTAGAAAAAATGGTTATGTTAAACCATTGGGCTTAGAAATATTACAGATTTTCTTAAGCAACAAATTTAAACTTAAAGAAATTGTTATTAAAGAACAATTCAATATGAAGGGTACTCAAAAATGGAAACAAGCAAAAAATTTAGATTTTTTACTATTGCAGCATGAATACTTATTTGTATTTAAAAAATACTAG
- a CDS encoding DNA adenine methylase — protein MEKQVALRPITKWVGGKRQLLPELHSLMPSSYDIDSNTYFEPFLGGGAMLFSLAPKKAVINDLNADLINLYRVVRDKPEELLKLLEEHQANNSKEYYLKVRAEDRNENFSNLTKVERAARLLYMLKVDFNGMYRVNSKGQFNVPYGRYKNPKIADYENIMTVSEYLNKKGVEIYHENFSETVQKADKGDLVYFDPPYIPLSETANFTSYTSEGFNNKDQEELRDLFFKLSNRGVNVMLSNSDTPKTREMYAKANIHEVQANRAINSNAKKRGKIGELIITNY, from the coding sequence ATGGAAAAGCAAGTAGCATTAAGACCAATTACAAAATGGGTGGGAGGCAAGAGACAATTATTGCCTGAATTGCATTCTTTAATGCCATCTTCGTATGATATTGACTCTAATACCTACTTTGAACCGTTTCTTGGCGGAGGGGCAATGCTATTTTCTTTGGCTCCTAAAAAAGCTGTTATTAACGATTTGAACGCTGACTTAATAAATCTCTATCGTGTTGTACGTGACAAGCCTGAAGAATTACTAAAGCTGTTGGAAGAGCATCAAGCCAACAATTCAAAAGAATATTATTTGAAGGTTAGAGCAGAAGATCGAAATGAAAATTTTAGCAATTTAACTAAAGTTGAAAGAGCTGCTAGATTATTGTATATGCTTAAAGTTGATTTTAATGGTATGTATCGTGTTAATTCAAAAGGACAATTTAATGTGCCATATGGTCGATATAAGAATCCCAAGATAGCTGATTACGAAAACATTATGACTGTGAGTGAATATCTTAATAAAAAGGGAGTAGAAATTTATCACGAAAACTTTAGTGAGACAGTACAAAAAGCAGATAAGGGGGATTTAGTTTATTTTGATCCACCATATATTCCTTTGTCTGAAACGGCTAACTTTACGTCTTATACCTCTGAAGGATTTAATAATAAAGATCAAGAAGAATTAAGAGATCTGTTTTTTAAATTATCAAATAGGGGAGTGAATGTAATGTTGAGTAATTCAGATACACCTAAGACTCGCGAAATGTATGCTAAAGCTAATATTCATGAAGTTCAAGCAAATAGAGCTATAAATTCGAATGCAAAAAAACGTGGTAAAATTGGTGAGTTAATAATAACTAACTACTAG
- a CDS encoding site-specific DNA-methyltransferase, whose protein sequence is MKEFYSDKLVTLFKEDAFNYLKSLANESIDLIVTDPPYFLSNGGFSNSGGKMVSVNKGKWDELDPDSAEQFYLELLKECKRVLKIDGTLWLFGTLHNIYLLGYLLNKNDFKILNNITWQKSNPAPNLSRRMFTHSTETILWARKKDGKQYFNYDLMRAENNHKQMKDVWTTSTISRSEKRFGKHPTQKPLALLKRILEASSKPDYLILDPFIGSGTTAVAGKLLNRKVIGIDSSEEYLDIAVKRLRDYKNEKVGKIK, encoded by the coding sequence ATGAAAGAATTTTATTCTGATAAATTAGTGACTTTATTTAAAGAAGATGCATTTAATTATTTAAAATCATTAGCTAATGAAAGTATTGATTTAATAGTTACAGATCCGCCATATTTTTTAAGTAATGGCGGCTTCTCTAATAGTGGCGGTAAGATGGTTAGTGTAAATAAGGGTAAGTGGGATGAACTTGATCCGGATTCTGCAGAACAATTTTATTTGGAATTGCTTAAAGAATGCAAACGGGTTCTAAAAATAGATGGAACACTTTGGCTATTTGGTACATTACATAATATTTATTTGTTAGGTTACTTACTTAATAAGAATGATTTTAAAATTTTGAATAATATTACATGGCAAAAAAGTAATCCCGCTCCTAATTTAAGTAGAAGAATGTTTACACATTCGACTGAAACAATTCTCTGGGCACGAAAAAAAGATGGTAAGCAATATTTTAATTATGATTTAATGCGAGCAGAGAATAATCATAAGCAAATGAAGGATGTATGGACTACATCAACGATTTCTAGATCTGAAAAAAGATTTGGAAAGCATCCAACACAAAAACCATTAGCATTATTAAAAAGAATTTTAGAAGCTTCGTCAAAACCTGATTATTTAATATTAGATCCGTTTATTGGGTCAGGAACTACAGCAGTTGCTGGAAAACTGTTAAATAGAAAAGTAATTGGTATAGATTCGTCTGAAGAATATCTTGATATTGCTGTTAAGCGTTTGAGAGATTATAAAAATGAAAAAGTGGGAAAAATAAAATGA
- a CDS encoding type II restriction endonuclease has translation MNYAEYINLSNEEKFNYFMSTIFPTNRTPKYWVNWDKVRKNIQEYELSLNTLNYLVGKDNIMDEAKMLFQAQPQLLRAIPVLLASRDAELTVLELADDGAMNHYDVNFDKPDISKIDIYLKFMEETGLLEFLQKDLNQSLVDYVYGVETGLDSNARKNRGGTQNEIILERNLKSLCNSNPNLEYKTQATRNVMKKDWSIDVPELLPEGKKGGRRYDGAILNRKTNKTYIVETNFYGSGGSKLKSVAGEFSNMYIESLKGRQDIDFIWITDGPGWKTARNPLSEAFNAIPKIFNLNMIKNDFLSDAVKGF, from the coding sequence ATGAATTATGCAGAGTATATAAATTTAAGTAATGAGGAAAAATTCAACTATTTCATGTCTACAATTTTTCCTACTAACCGGACACCTAAATATTGGGTAAATTGGGATAAAGTTCGCAAAAATATTCAAGAATATGAATTATCCTTAAATACGCTTAATTATTTAGTGGGTAAAGATAATATTATGGACGAAGCAAAAATGTTGTTCCAGGCTCAGCCACAATTGTTAAGAGCAATTCCAGTTTTGTTGGCTAGTAGAGATGCAGAGTTGACTGTGTTGGAATTAGCTGATGATGGAGCTATGAATCATTATGATGTTAATTTTGATAAACCTGATATTAGTAAAATTGATATTTATTTAAAATTTATGGAAGAGACAGGATTATTAGAATTTTTACAAAAAGATCTAAACCAATCTTTGGTAGATTACGTTTATGGTGTGGAAACTGGATTAGACAGTAATGCACGTAAAAATCGTGGTGGAACGCAGAATGAAATAATCTTAGAACGAAATTTAAAAAGTTTGTGCAACTCGAATCCTAATTTGGAATATAAAACACAGGCTACTAGAAATGTTATGAAAAAAGATTGGTCTATTGATGTTCCAGAATTATTGCCGGAGGGTAAAAAGGGTGGAAGACGCTATGATGGAGCAATCTTAAATCGAAAAACAAATAAAACCTATATTGTTGAAACTAATTTTTATGGTAGTGGAGGCTCAAAGTTAAAGTCAGTTGCTGGTGAATTTAGTAATATGTATATTGAAAGCTTGAAAGGCCGTCAAGACATAGATTTTATTTGGATAACTGATGGACCTGGTTGGAAGACTGCTCGTAACCCATTAAGTGAAGCCTTCAATGCTATACCTAAAATTTTTAATTTAAATATGATAAAAAATGATTTTTTGTCAGACGCGGTTAAAGGTTTTTAA
- a CDS encoding DUF262 domain-containing protein, producing MKADTTHLFDFLAQNKTIFEIPVFQRNYEWDEEQCEQIFNDLVLAAQNNRDHFIGTIVYVSETGSNLSHLNRIIDGQQRLTTLTLLLKAIANQDEEHRQEIEEEFLFNKYLATNNHLKFKPIEHDIAAFNAVMNNKLAECSEPSKIIENYHFFEQKIQNSPFKIAELYQAMNHFELVLIELEHDNSENPQEIFESLNSTGKSLSASDLVRNFLLMGLNTDEQQQLYQEYWLKIEALFSTKTFAEFLRHYLIMQTRAMVKKDHVYAAYKNFFYDKQLNSESALRELTNFARLYKQLLEANTASPVLNKILLHINVMDSRVLYPYLLKLLADEEIDSDQIIELMAVLENYLFRIKICSRSTSGLNKIVVALCEDDDYLLDRELRLLKNTFPSDSELKASLMTTNLYKLRNNMAKLTLVMLEESRTKEVINFEDAQVEHIMPQHLTTDWRVQVTNADRVNEQYGGSLGNLTLTKYNQEMSNRTFTEKKEFYRDSNINLTREVAQSYSNWDETAITTRAKQLIAELLQIFPKPKVYSEKQAEQILAGEYNLTDEVNITGRKPTSLTIGDTNYSVTSWRSVLITLLDYLWDEDSSNLTQIKQDPSLQKKLFSSLRSPSTLKNGLQIETNYSARDILAIMTKIAEVCDITKQVSYTIK from the coding sequence TTGAAAGCTGACACCACACATTTATTTGATTTTTTAGCACAGAACAAAACTATTTTTGAAATTCCTGTTTTTCAGCGAAACTACGAGTGGGACGAAGAGCAGTGTGAGCAGATTTTTAACGATCTTGTACTTGCTGCACAAAACAATCGCGATCATTTTATTGGGACGATTGTTTATGTTTCTGAGACTGGTTCGAATCTAAGTCATCTCAATCGCATTATTGATGGGCAGCAGCGATTGACAACTTTAACTTTGTTGTTAAAGGCAATAGCTAATCAGGATGAAGAACATCGCCAAGAAATTGAAGAGGAATTTTTATTTAATAAATATTTAGCTACCAATAATCATTTGAAGTTTAAGCCGATTGAGCATGATATTGCTGCTTTTAATGCGGTGATGAATAACAAGCTGGCAGAATGTTCTGAACCATCTAAGATTATTGAAAATTATCACTTTTTTGAGCAAAAAATACAGAATAGTCCATTTAAAATTGCTGAATTATATCAAGCGATGAATCATTTTGAATTAGTTTTGATTGAATTAGAACATGACAATAGTGAAAATCCTCAAGAAATTTTTGAAAGCTTGAATTCAACTGGGAAGTCCTTATCAGCATCAGATTTAGTTCGTAACTTTTTGTTAATGGGGTTAAATACTGATGAGCAGCAGCAATTGTATCAAGAATACTGGCTAAAGATTGAAGCACTTTTTTCAACGAAGACTTTTGCAGAATTTTTGCGGCATTATTTAATTATGCAGACGCGTGCAATGGTTAAAAAGGACCATGTTTATGCTGCCTATAAGAATTTCTTTTATGATAAACAATTGAACTCTGAGAGTGCCTTGCGTGAGCTGACTAATTTCGCTAGACTTTACAAACAATTATTAGAGGCAAATACTGCGTCGCCAGTATTAAATAAAATTTTGTTGCACATTAACGTTATGGACAGCAGGGTTTTATATCCATATTTGTTAAAATTGCTAGCAGATGAAGAAATTGATTCAGATCAAATTATTGAACTTATGGCAGTACTTGAGAATTATTTGTTTCGGATTAAAATTTGCAGCCGATCGACAAGTGGTTTAAATAAGATTGTAGTGGCGCTTTGTGAAGACGACGATTATTTATTGGATCGAGAACTTAGACTTTTAAAGAATACTTTTCCAAGCGACAGTGAACTAAAGGCTAGTCTGATGACCACTAATTTATATAAGTTGCGTAATAACATGGCTAAGTTAACTTTGGTAATGCTAGAAGAAAGTCGCACTAAAGAAGTAATTAACTTTGAAGATGCGCAAGTTGAGCATATTATGCCGCAGCACTTAACGACCGACTGGCGTGTGCAGGTCACAAATGCGGATCGGGTTAATGAGCAATATGGTGGCAGCTTGGGTAACTTGACGTTGACTAAGTACAACCAAGAAATGAGCAATCGAACTTTTACAGAAAAGAAAGAATTTTACCGTGATTCAAACATTAATTTAACTCGTGAAGTTGCGCAAAGTTATTCTAATTGGGATGAAACAGCGATAACTACTAGAGCTAAACAGTTAATTGCGGAATTATTGCAGATTTTTCCTAAACCGAAGGTTTATAGTGAGAAGCAAGCTGAGCAGATATTAGCTGGTGAGTATAATCTTACTGATGAAGTCAATATTACTGGTAGAAAACCTACTTCACTTACTATTGGCGATACCAACTATTCAGTGACATCTTGGCGCTCAGTTTTAATTACGTTGCTGGATTATCTTTGGGATGAGGATAGCAGCAATTTAACGCAAATAAAGCAGGATCCAAGTTTACAGAAAAAGTTATTTTCAAGTTTGCGTAGCCCATCAACTTTGAAGAATGGCCTTCAAATTGAAACTAATTATTCAGCTCGTGATATTCTTGCAATTATGACGAAAATTGCTGAGGTCTGCGATATTACAAAGCAAGTAAGCTACACTATTAAATAA